The genomic DNA AGATGGtgtcaggaaggagggagaagccaCAGAAAGTCTGGCCCGGCTCCTCCCgctgcacccccagccctgaCGGAAGAATGCCAGCACCCCTTCGCGGAGGTTTTGTGCCAAGACCCTCCCACGGGCTGGCCTGGCCTTGGTGGAGGCCCTGGAGCTGGCCCGGCCCGCCCCACCCATGGGAGGCTAGACGGCGGGTCCCCTGCACTCCGTGCAAAAGCCGTGGCCTGGGCTGCACGTGGTAAAAGTGAAGCGATTTAGTAATTGCAATCTGAAATCAGATGCGACTCCGAGAGGTTTTCGGGGCAAAGGTGGTTTGAGTTCTTACACCAATGATGGGGCATGGGACTGATCGTGGAATCTGAATCCCCCCCCCCTTGCTGCTGGCGTGGCCTGCGTGTGCGAGGGGAGTCGTCCCCCCACGCACACTCACGTCtgtatgcacacacactccctgcctgtctctccgCGTCTGTGTCAATGAAGCCAAGAGGAAATTTAGcaaggttttctttatttgagggaATTGTTTGTTGAACCAGTGACAAGGATAAAAAGCAGATTAAGGAAAGCCCGGCACTCGGGGGACCTGAGATGTGATGGTGAGTGGTCTTCATTTCCAAACACCCAGGGAGGCTGGTGGGTTCTCCGAAGGGACTCCTCTTAATAATGACAATCTGGAAACATGAAATGCCAGGGGGTGGGTGACAACATCAGGGGACCAAGGGACCCCGCCCTGACAGCCTCCTGGGGCTCCTGTCAACAGGCCCTTGGCCAGACTTCCTGCCCAAGGAGCTCGCTcctggaggagggaaggaggacacTTCTCAGGGgtccatcccctcccccagtaACTGGCAATTGTCCAGAGAGACCCTTAGGTCACATAAAAAATCACTCGGGAGTGTCCCCGTGAAGGCTGCGCTCTTTGGCTCGCCCTGATGTTCtgaaacagggaaagaaaagcatCTAGATGGGTAAGCGCACGGTGCCTGCTTTGGGGGACGTGTTGCCAAACTCAGGTCAGGAGACACACTGTATGTTAGGGGGATGGGGCGGCTGGAGCCTCCCGGGGTGGCCCTGAGCAGGCCTCCGTGAGCCCAACTGGTCCATCGTGCTCACGCGTGAGCGAACAGCAAGGCCCACATCCTCCTCCCCGGCACCTGGCACAGCGCATGGCACTTAGTGGCCGTGCAAACCAGGGGCTGCGTGACAGTCGCCTGGGCGGCACCGGCAGCTGGGCCGGGACCCAGGGGCATGGCTGAGGTGACCTGCGGCTGTCACACAAGCCCCAGTGGGAACCCTGGTGGCTTTCGGCTCATCCCAAAGCTGCTGTCACTGTGGAGAGTGACCCTCGGAGCTGCTTCCTCCTGAAACGATCCCCGCTGCGCTCGGGGGTCTGGCCTGGAGTCGGCCGGGCCCGGCTCccaacacccccaccccgccccgtccTGCACGGACGTTACCTTGATTGAGGATTGGGAAGAAGCACCAGGGCACGTCGCGGATGGTGTCGGAGAAGCAGCAGTTGCGAGACGCACACTCCTGGGGGCTGATGCCCGGGTACCCACAGTTCTTGCGGGCCGCCACTTCCATGACACACTGCTCCGACTCTGGCCACGCGTCCCCAGGCACCAGGAAAGGAGCAACAGGGAGACTCAGTTAGCGCAGCTCGGGAATTGGCACCTCTATTCCTGTCCTCACACGCGGGTGCCACCGAGCTGCAGCCTCAGCGTGTTGTGAGGTGCTGCCGTATACGACCCCCAAGGACTGTCTAAGGGTCCTTAGCCAGCGGCTGGCCACCCTTGGATCTGCACAGACACCACAGGTCAGAGGTTCCAGGGCCTTGGGAAAATCAGCTCGCCTCTCTGGACCCGAtattcccatctgtaaaatggggtgacCCCCGTACCCTGCTGAGCACGGGCCGGTGAGCATCCTTTAAACGGGTGATGCATTTTGCTAGAGCCCTGAAAGCCAGCAATGCCTCCACCAGAGAAGAAGCCCTGCCTCGTAACCACCCATCTGTCTCGTCCCCTTCGGAGCCCCGGGAGCCTGTGACCCACAGTCACTGGCGGGCGTGGACGGGCGGCCGTGGGCGCCGAGTTCCGTTGGCGCCGCGTGCTCTGCACATGCAACTTCCTTCCCCGCGCACCTCGCGACGAACGCCCTTCTATCTGGCTGGCGTGCGCCGCCGTGAAACTCGTTCTCGGAAGAAAACCCTGGAAGCCCTAAGTGGGTCTCCTACCATTGGAGGCTGGTGGGCAGTTCGGTGGATAATGTCCCAGGGActgcctccctgtcccccagCAGCTCCCCAGCAGCCAGGAGAGGCCCGGGAGCTGTCCTTCCTTCTAACAGTAAAACTGACCGGTTCTTGCAAGTGTGTGCGGGAGGGGGAGTAGGTAGGGCTGGCCCTGGGGGGGGTCCAGGGGTGGACAGGGAGGCCCTTCGGGCGGGCCAGGCGCCGGTTACCTTGCTTCGGGAGGGGATGGAAACACCAGGGGACGTTGGGGACTCTGGAGTCAAAGCAGCAGCCCGTGTTGAAGCACTCGGCGGCGCTGATGCCCGGGAAGCCACAGTTCTTCCTGTGGGAGGCCTCGATCCGCGAGCACTGGCAGGCGGCTGGGGAGAGAGCCCTGGTCAGCCCGTCCCCACTTGCGCTCCCCGCTTGCTCCCGGGGCCACGTCCGGACACCTCCCCGGGCCCTGTGGCCACGCCGGGAAACGGCAAAGTCTCCTCTTGCCCGGATTTGAACTATGCAATGTCCTGAGGAGTGAACAGGGCTTCCCAGAAatgactacttaaaaaaataataataataataaataaataagggaaaaatTTAGGAAAGGCAGTGGGCCTAGGAAGAGTCAAGATGAAAGGTGACCAAGGTGGGCTCCAGGTGCCCTGGGGGCCTCCTGCCTCAGCCCCCCCTACCCAGCTGGCCCCCAGCACCTGTGGCTGCTTTGACCTTTGCCAGGAAGGAGGCCTCTCCCAGCCCTGGGGGCGCCCCCCCGCCCAAATGGCAGGGAAGGAGGCACCAATGCCCCCAGCGCACATCACAGGTGTCAGGATGCCTTTTGAGCTGCTTCTGCTCTCAGGTGAACCCATCATTCCACCCTGTGACTCTGAGGAAGGCAAACAAGAGCCGAGACCCATCCAGGGCCAGGGGGGCACCACAGAAAGCCAGGGACCCGCGTACCCCACTGCATTTGGGGTTTACCTGGGCTCGCGGGCCCGTTGCCCTGTTGCCAGGTCAAGGACGCTGAGCCGCACGGCACGACTCACGGGGGCTCACTTACAAGGTTTCTGGGCCCCCGCCGGGGCACACAGCCCCAGGGCGAGGAGCACCGCCAGCAGCTGGAGGCCTCGAGGTCCCATGTCCATGCTGCGCGCCAGGGCCGCCTGCAGAAGGTGCACTGCCCACTGCCATCGGGCGTTTTATAATGTCCTCTCTGTTTGCTCAGCAAATGCAAATAACTTTTCTGTGTCCCCTGTGGCACCAACCCCTCAGGTCCTTTGTTAGGAAAAGAAGCTGAGATAGGCCGATGGGCAGGGGACAGAGCGGCCGTGCCTGCAGGCGAGGCTTCCGGCAGGGGCTGCCTTGCTGccaggcctccccctgccccccggggccGCGAGCCAGGTCACGCCAAGATGCCGACGTGGAAAACCAGCCACATGCACGTCTGGCACTGGGCACCCTCAGGGTCACACCCAGGAAAGGATAAGCTATGTATGTCTCCTGATAAAGTACATGGTTAtcgcatgatttttttttttaaatattaggcCCAAGATTACTGGGGAAAATGAGGGAGCCAGCCGGAGGCCTAGGGAAGAGCCCACCTCGAGGGCAGCACGATGCCTCTGCCAGCCTCTGGTCTTCTGTCTCCTTGTCTCCTGCTTGGGCAGGGGCTGCTCCCCGTGGACGAGAGGCTGGTGTGTAAAAATCAGCAGCTGGTTTCGGCACCCCTGAAATGCCTATTTGTCTTCCGTGGGAGCTCTGTGTGTTTCCTAGAGACATAAGCCTGCCCCTGTGCAGAGGTCCCGTGCTCCGGGGAAGAGAGTCCGTGGATGGAACcaagagagaggggagaagggagacgGAGGCACCCCAAGGGACAAGATTTGGGGCAAAGGGAGGCTACGAGCCCCCACTGGCTGAGGCCTTGCAGGAGGGCACCCATCTGGGAATCGTGGGTTGAGCAGCCAGGGACCCAGAGACACACAGAATCCAAATCCCAGCGTTCTTGGGGTTCAGAAAGCAGGCCTCCTGCTCCAGAGCTTCTGCTTGACCCCATCCAGTCCCTCCAGACCAGGCCCCTGACCCACCACCGGGCAACCACCAGATTCCTCGAAACCTTGCAAACTCAGCTTTCCCCAACCCATGTCCCCACCACCCTTGATCACCAGCAAGACATAAGGGCCCCGAGGGACCATCATGTCCCCACTCTGCTTTGTCTCCCTGAACCGCTACCCACTTCTTCCCACTGCCCCCATCTCGGCCCTTCCAGGAGCCGTGCAGAACTTGCCCATCCAGGCCAAGCCCCTCCATCTCTCACCCGCCCCCGGTACTAGCAGAAGCCAGCGCCTTCCTGGACTTGCTTCCCTTGTGCTCATCCCAGGAGAGGTGCTCAGCAACCCCACTCCCTTCTCCGCCCACACGGTGCTTTTGTACAAGTTAGAAAATGGCTCATTTGCTTCAAGACAAGTTACTTGGCGCTGAGGGGAGATCAGGATAATAGATACAATATGTCCAGGATCAGCGGCGCCCTACCTGAGTGGGGAGCTGTGCATAGCACAACCTCCATGACTTCCGTCACGTGGGCTCAGGCCAGGGGGCTGGACGCTGGCCTCGCACCCCCGTGTCTCCACGTGCATGCCAAAACCATGCTCCTCGGAGATGCGGGCTGTGTGAACCTCACCACTTCCCACGGCCCTGCCCTACTGTCATCTCCTGACCTTCAGCCTGTCACTTCTGTTAAGGATTTTAGCACTGGGTTCTCTGTGTCCCTTGTCACCCCAAGACTTAGCAACATCCCTGCTGGCCTCTGCATTCCAATGGACAGCTCACCCAAATGCCTAGGCACCTGGGTTTTCGTTTCCTCCTCATCTATAGAAACGTCACACCCTATTCCAGGTCTGCTACATGTCCTCCATGACCACACTCAGAAATAAGACATGCTAACATCCTTTCTGTTCAGGACATCCTAAgcttctttataaatattttatttatttatttattcatgagagacacacagagagaagcagaaactcaggcagagggagaagcaggctccctgcggggagcccgatcacaggaccctgggatcacaacccaagctgaaggcagacgctcagccactgagccacccaggtgccccagaatgtcCTAAACTTctaagattttctctgttcctcccaCCACACCTGTCCTTCAAATCCCAAGGCCCTTcactccctccatccctctctttccctgtgtgaACACTGTGatgcccctcccttcctccctcccttcttcccaggCAGGTCCCCACCGTCCCCACTCTGTCTGCTCCATCCACTGTCCTGGTGCCCAGCACTGCACCCATCTGCTTACTGTCTCCAGGCCCTCTCTTCCAGCTGAGCTCCCTGGACTCATGCTGCCGATTGTGGCCCCTGTCCACGCAGGATCTCAGACAGATCCTGGCACTCACTGGCATTGCAATTCTTCTTTGAAGCTACCCTTCTCCACCCCCTCTCACTTCCATTCTGCATCCGGGGGTGATATTGTCTATCAgttcacagagaaaacagaaagcaacAAAATGGGAACTTCCTCAGATATCACCACCCACGTGGACCTCTGCTTCTGACTATAATGGAGAAACTGGTACCAGACTATCCCTCTcaaaggtcccacctccaaatacaATCATATTCTGTGTTAGGATCTTTACAGACCAATTTAGGGGTACACAAACTTCCAGTTCACAGTATGCCATAAAAGTAGGCTTGATCAAGTCCCAGAGGGAAAGCACCTCGTGCCTATTCTAGCAGAACTTCAAACAGGCCTTAAAAGAATCAGATCCACCTGGTGAGTAAATTAACTGCCCAGCAGAACAAAGCTCAGCATTTTATTAAGGCTGACAATAAAACCCAGACACACGACGTTGCATCCATGATGTGTTCAACACAACACATCACTGGATGTgtgaagaagcaagaaaacatGACCCATCATCATAAGAAAGACCAGTGAATAGAAGTAGACCTAGGAGctgcattaaaatttaaaatctgaatgGTGAATAGAAACTAGAAAtgagggatgcctcagtggctcagcagttgagcatttgccttcagcccagggcatgatcctgaggtccctggatcgaatcctgcatcaggctccctgcatggagcctgcttctccctctgcccgtgtatgtctctgcctctctctctctgtgtctctcatgaatgaataaataaaatattttttaaaaaagaaattagaaatgaacAAATATGAAATTccagacataaaataaaaacacacacaaaaaagttttccagaaaaaaatttttatttatttatttatttatttatttatttatttatttatttatttatttttactggaaGAAACAGCTAATTCATATGAAGCCATCGAAATATAAATTCTCCAGACTGAAGCAGAGTGAGAAAGGGGGATGAAAATAAATGAGCAGAACCTCAGTGGCTGCGGAGACTGCATCAAGGGGTCTAACAGACATGTAATTGGCGTGccagcaggagaggagagaaaaagcattcaaAGAAACAATGGACAATTTTGTGGGGAAACTTGATGAAAAACATAAACCCATAGATCTTAGAGGCTCAATAAACCCCAAGCAAGATAAATACAAAGAGAACCACATCCAGGCACATCCAGGCAAAGCACGATCACATTGTTGAAAACAAGCAATCGGAAGCAGTCTTACCGCAGCTGGAGTCGCCGCGGATGGGGCAACGCAGCTGACTTCTTGCCGCAATGGTGCACGCTGGAAGGAACAGAGCGACGATTTTTaggtgctgaaagaaaagaaattataaagtcAGAATTCTATACTCAGTGAGAGTATCCCTCAATGATAGAGGCAGAAACCTCTTTTAAAACATggatttggggggatccctgggtggcgcagtggtttagtgcctgcctttggcccagggcgcgatcctggagactcgggatcgaaccccacgtcgggctcccggtgcatggagcctgcttctccctctacctgtatctctgcctctctctctctctctctctctctgtgactatcataaataaataaaaaattaaaaaaaaaaaaacaaacaaaaaaaaaaaaacatggatttggggacacctgggaggttcagtggtttagcgtctgcctttggctcaggtcatgatcccgggatcctgggattgagtcccacatcgagctccctgcatggagcctgcttctccctctgcctgtgtctctgcctctctctctgcgtctctcatgaataaataaataaaatcttaaaaaaaataaaaataaaacatggattttatttatttatgtttagaaCTGTTCTGGATTCACAGCAAAATCGAGCAGAAGAAAGCCCAGTGATTTCagaatccctttttttttttctttgtagataaACAAAAGCCAACAGAATCGGCCACTTGCAAACCTGTTGTCTGAGGAGCTTTCAAGGACGTTCTTCTGGCCGAGGTTGTGGTGGCTCCTAACACAGAGCACAACGCGTCCCCGCAGGGGCTGCAGCCACTTCCCACTTGGCCGGGTTGGTTCAGCCTGGCACCTGTTGGCCTCTGCGCGCATGTGCGTGTGCTGCCCGGTCGCGTCCACGAGGCTTCTCCTTTGCTCTGCAGCAACTGTCTCCCATCTACTGTCTCAGCCACCAAGATTTTGGGCCCAATCTGGGCAAAAGTTTGCTTCCTTAGTTACCTTTAAAAGGTGGAAATCTATCTATGTCACTCCCCTGCCACTCCGCACTCCCCACAACCTGTAGGGTAGAAACCAAGTACGGTTTCCTGCGTGTGAGAAGTAGGACCCGGTGGGAACTGGACCCACACGCCCCCACCACCCTCTTGTGCTCCTGGGCCCCTGACAGCGTAAGCAACTCGAGCTTGTCTAGACACACCCCGACCGTTCAACCCGCCCATCCTTCAGCTCCTAACTCAGGAGCCAAGTCTTCGAAGAAGAATTCACTTTCACCTGAGTGAAGACAGGGACCTTCCACTACCCGGACACGCACACCCTTGTTCTCCTAGTTCACAACACCTGCCCACACCTGCATGTGatgtagatatttttttaagattttatttatttatttgagagagcgtgtgagtggggggagtggcagagggagagggagaagcaaactcctcaccgagcagggaacccaatgagggacttAATCCAAGACCTTGAAAccctcaacctactgagccacctggacgcCCTGTGAAGTGCatttttttaccttcttggttCCTTTATGAATAACAGCTAACAGTCACTGCAGGCTGGCGTGGGCCAGGGGATCTTCTAAGGATCTTACATGCTGTATCTCGTTTAATCCCTGCAACAATCTCAAGGGAGGGCTAAGATTTCACTCCCATTTCCTGGTCTGTGTAGGTGAAAGGATTTGCCCAAATAACACAGCTAGTACATGGAGGGTGAGATTGAGACCTCACCTCACTCACACTATAACCCAGGATCCTGACCTAGGGTGTGTACCTGGCAGCCGTGCTCGGTAAGGGGGTGGACAAGTGGGTCACAACCCGGACGCTGAGGCAGAAACATACCACCTAGCGTTCTCCATGACCCAAATTATCTTCTGTAATCTATACAACAGTAtctatgcatatatatgaatatatgcaaATAAACCCGACAAGCCTCCTCCTGTCTCCTGATTGGTATCCTCATCTATGAGAGGAGAGGTGGAATGAGGAATTTTAAACGTTTTTCAGGgatgcccggatggctcagcagttgagtgtctgcttttggctcagggcgtgatccaagggtcctgggatcaagtcccacatcgggctccccgcagggagcctgcttctccctctgtttgtgtctctgcctctccctctgtgtctctcataaacaaatagataaattgttaaaaaaaaaaaaaaaaagcttttcaaagTCTCACATGTCTTCTAAAACCTGAGTAGTAGGGTATCTTATTTTTACACTATTGTCAggggaaaacatatttttctttccaacatTTACTTGCCTAGTCACGCCAAATCCAGAAGGGCAGAGGTCCCCCCCGCCTCTCTCCCCAGCATTGTAAAGTTTCTGGTTTGGTTTCTGCAGTTTGGCTGTGCTGGTCAATAGGGTGGTTAAATAACAGAATCTTTTAAAGCCCATGACTAGATTTATCTATGTAATAAAGAACATGGCCAAAACCGGGAGAAGAAATCAGCAAATCAACCATTGCCGATGAGAATTTTGATGCCCAATCTGGGAGGGGATGACATTGGAGATGTCTTAGTAAGTTATATTTGGGGGATATCATTGGACAGACAtaaattttaacacatttttcagTGTGCTGTGCGATGAAATTCCTCCTTGAACTTCTCTGATTTTTACCAAGATTTAAATGACTTTAAGATGTCTCTTTGGTGTCTGAGTgggtgctttgttttgttttatttggcacCATGCTGAGACAAGCCATGATCtggccaatcttttttttttttaagattttattcatttattcatgagacagagatggaggcagagacacaggcagagggagaagcaggctccctgcggggaacccgatgttggactcgatctcaggaccccggggtcacgacctgccccaaaggcagatgctcaaccgctgagccacccaggcatcttgacCTGGCcaatcttaaaacttaaaaataaaaaaatttaaaaaaattaaaaatatttgagccattcagattaaggaaaaataatagggTATCATAAAAGTCAGCAACACTGACCCATAAGCTCActgcctgttttttaaaataaaactttattaaaagacAGCCATACCCActcatttatgtattgtttatggCTACTTCTAAGTTACAATAGAAGAGCTGAGTAGTTGCCAAAAAAATCTGCATACCCCTGTAGTGTAGTCTTGAAACTCTCTAacatgaatttcaaaaataaagatggagagaaatatttctattttattttatttattaagaaaatgtttGGAAACATGCCACCATGTTTTCTTTCGTCTTCTGTAATCTGGTCCTGAAAACAATACGTTTTGGACACTGGTTGTTGGGAGACAATTCTCCCCGAATCTGTCACATTTGTGCACGTGAATGAGGCATTAACTATCTGCAGGGCATGGGACCTCAATTAAGGTCAGGGATAAATGCTGCCCTGCATCCGGTGGAATTGGAGGGCTCCGAGTCACCTAACCGCAAattcccctccctgctctgctcccacAGATATGACCCCTTCGCCAAACAACCCTCCTTATCAGGGGACCGGGCACAGTTCCTGCTCACCCCTGAGCAGTGGGTTTCACTCCCCAGCCAGCCACAGAATTATTTAAACAAGCCAACCACATTCTCCTGTGGGAGCCTCCTGAGGGCACTCCACCCTCTTGTCCCTACAAAGCCTCGTGTCACAGCCCCGGTGGTTCCCTCTGTTCCCAGGGCACAACCCATGTGGCCCTGCATGGTGTGACGCCTTCCTCCCCTGGGCTGTGCGTAGATGGGACTAATCAACCGCTGTTGGCCTCGGCGGTCCAGGGTTTGTGCAGCAAACAACCTTGGAGGGTAGATACGGTGTCCCCCTCGGAGCAAAGGCAGGCAAGGCTTGCTGCCCCTCAAAAGATCTGAGTCCCCGAAGAGATCAGAGCTGCTTTCTCGTACTACAACCTACTGTGTGTGTGTCAGCATCCACCCGGACCCAGCCACGTCACCCCAGGAGGACTCGGGGGCAAAGATGCTGATGCCCA from Canis aureus isolate CA01 chromosome 30, VMU_Caureus_v.1.0, whole genome shotgun sequence includes the following:
- the TFF2 gene encoding trefoil factor 2, producing the protein MDMGPRGLQLLAVLLALGLCAPAGAQKPSACQCSRIEASHRKNCGFPGISAAECFNTGCCFDSRVPNVPWCFHPLPKQESEQCVMEVAARKNCGYPGISPQECASRNCCFSDTIRDVPWCFFPILNQDCHY